The genomic region CATCAAGAGTAATGGTTGATTTAAAGCCCTCATATGTTTTGTTAACGTGCTGTGAAGTTATGACACTGGTTGGAGTGTAATTAAGGTTAAGTTCTTCCAATTTATTTGGGGACATGATTAAACCCTGTGATATTGGGTCTGCATGGATTTTATCAATTTTTGTATTGACCCATTTGTTCGATCCCATGATGTGCCATTTAACGGTGTTTCCAATGTCTATATTTAACTGGTCTGCCATTTTTTGTGAAATTGAAACTTCATCATTTCCAATTTCTATTTTATTCTCATACTTGTCTGTTGGCGTTATTAAATCCGTGCTGTTTGAAACCAGAATATTTCCCATTTTTTTCGTGTCATCTGTTTCGAGTTCAATTTTCTCCTCCATTATTTTGTCTCCGTTAACATCACTGGCTACTTTATCAATTTGGGATATTGTTGCGTTGGCATCAATCATTAATTTTGAATCATAATGATTAATTTGATTATATTCCCATTCTTTTACATCATTCAGCCCATCATATAATCCAAATGCACCAATTAAAAGTGCACTACAACCCATAACACCTATAATGGTCATTACACTTCTCAATCTGTTTCTTTTTGCATCTCTATAATTCCAGCGGAAATTGAATGATAGTTTTTTCCAAATCTTTAATCTTTCAATGAATCCTGAAGTTGATATTTTAGGCGCTTTGGGTTTAATGGCATCGGAAGGTTTTTCTTGTGAAATGCTTGAAATGGCACGATATGAAACTGCAAGTGAAAATATGGTCATTAAAACTATTAGATATATAAAATTCATATTTCCGGTAGGGCTCCATAAAGGTAGTTTATATGTTTTAATCATTGATGGATAGAATATTGGAGGTATTATTTTTGGTCCTAAAATCAAACCCAAAATGGAACCGGTTAAAACTAACCAGAATCCATACGATATATAATGCTGAGTTATGGTACTATTTTTAAATCCATTGGCTTTTAATATTCCTATTTGCATTCTTTGATGTGAAATTATCCTAGTCATTGTTGTCATGAGGATTAGCATTGAAACAATGAGGAACACAACCGGGAAAATATCAGCCATCATTTTGTGTTTGGCAATTTCTTCTGAAAATTGATAAACACTTGGATGGTCTGATTGCTTAACAAATGCGCTGTAATATCCATTTAAACGATAATCTAACAATTTGTAATATGTATCGGGGGAACCCTCAAATTTAACGTTTAAAACATTGTATGGGACTGTATCTTCGGGAAATGCTTTATGGGACATATAAGCAAAGCCGATTTTATTGTAATCTTGTATCACAGAATGGTCTGATGTATGATAAACGTATTCCGGTGAATATCCTAATCCTTTAATTTCCTTATCAATTACATACCCTTTACTTTCAAAGCTGATGCGGTCTCCGATTTTTAATCCTTTGGCATCTGCAAAGCTTTTATCAAGCCATACTCCATCACAGTCATTAATGTCCAGTGGTTTGCCTTCCAATAAATAGAATTTGGATATGGTATTGTTTTCAACAAAGTGCAGCGTAATTTCGGGGTCATTTTCGAAGTCAGCTACTGAATCAACAACCAATTGCCTATCCATTTGTGTAGTTGGGCCTAAAAGATTCACTTGTTCCAGAAACAAATCATTCAAATAAGGTGAATAAATCCAACCATCTGCCAAGTTGGTTTCTTCATAATAATCGTTTATGTTGACTTCAAGACCTATGCATTCGCTACTTATTCCGGTAAAAACAAGAACTCCTAAAAATGCCATTAAAAAAATAGATATGAATTGGGATTTGTGTTTGAATATGTCTCTTACCATCTTTTTTCCAAGCATTTACTCACCATTATACTACTTTCAATTTGAATATTTAATTATGTTCACTTTCCCGTTTTTATATTGAGTTACACTAATTTGCAGTTGTATTCTGATTGCTGATATATATTTAAGCAAATTCGAATCAATACGGTTGTTTTTGAATTGAATCTCATTTCATTATATAAGTCATTGTTGTTGATTAGCAATTATATTTCTTATTGTCTTGGTTAGTGAATTATGAATTCTTAAAAATATTTAAAATGGTTAAATTGTTTAAACAGAGTGTTTTTGGAACCATTTCATTTTCATTCATAAATCCTGATTCATATTAGCTATTCTTTTGAAATGGATTATTCGATTCATGATTTTGTTTAGATTGAGATTCAAAATATCATACATTAATTGTTAAATTTTATTATATCTCACATCATATATTAATTATTATTTTTTTCAATAGTTTTAGTTCAATCATTTAGTCGTAGCGAAAATATAAGGCCTATTATTGCGGGTACATGACTCTTTTCATTTCATCTGTGGGATTTTGTCAACTATTTTTTCTTTAATACTTGTTTCATTTTGTAATTCTTTCACATCTGTTGTTTGCTCAAGCGATTCTTAATATTCTTTAGACCAGATGCGGATGTGAAAAATTTCATCATTTGGCAACAGGTTGTGATTCCAGTTGAACCAATATTAGTTTGTTCATTATAACACCTATCTTTTTTTACTAAATAATAATAATAATTTTTTTTTTAGATAAATTATTTATTAGATAGTTTTAATAATATTTATTAGTTAATGAATTTGAAGGTTTGATAAAATGGATGATAAAACAAATGATTTTTTAAGTGAATATTTGTCAGAATTATGTCTGGATTTTGATGAATCAACTTTAATTTCTTCAAATAAAAATGGAGAAAAAGAAAAAGGTATAATCGTAAAATCAGAATATGAATTTAAAAAAGAAAATTTAGTTGAATTTACCAAATCCAATTCAATTTCAATCAATGAGATTTTATTGGCAAGTTTAACATTAACACTTAATAAATTTAATTTTTCCGATGAAATTTTAATTTTCAATCAAAATAATATTCCATTTGCAGCTAAATTTGAAAACAGACAAATTTACATTAGGGAATTTCTAGAGAATATTCATGAGAACTATATTAAAACGTTGGAGTTCGATGAATATTGCAGTAATGATGATTTTCTTTTAAAGCCGGAATTTTATTATTCGTTTGGTGATGATTTAAAATCAGATGAAGACTATTCCAATTATTTAAGCATTGTTGAAAATGATAAAACTGTTTTGTTGTCATTATTTTACAATAATGAATTATATACAAAGGAATTCATTGATTTATTCTTATCAAGCCTTGAAAAAATCGTTGAAGAAATAGTTAATGCTAATATTGATAAAACAAATATCTGCGACATTGCCATTGTAGGCGAAAATGAAAATGTTGTCTTCAGCGAAGTTGAATTGCCTTTGATTCACAAACGCTTTGAAAAGCAGGCAATGGAGAATGGTGATGAAACTGCTCTTGTTGCAAGTGATGCCACATTGACTTACAAGCAATTGGATGAAAAAGCAAATGTTATTGCAAATGCTTTAATAGATAAAGGAGTCAAACCGAAAAGTAATGTTTTAGTAATGCTTTCAAGGGACAGTAATTTGATTGCTTCCATTTTGGGTATCCTTAAAGCGGGTTGTGCCTTCATTCCGATTGATCCTGAATATCCTCAGGAGAGAATAAATTATATTTATGAAAACAGTCAGGCGGATTATATTATTGCCAATGAATCTGGAGAAAAATCTTTAGACATTGAAGAACTGCTTAAAGAAGGCAATTCAGAAAATCCTAACGTTAATGTTGATCCTGATGATTTGGCATATATGATTTATACTTCAGGCTCAACCGGTAATCCTAAAGGTGTGATGATCGGTCATGAAAACATTTGTAATCAGGTTTCAAATCCTAAATCCACTTATGATAGCTTGCTTTGTATTACAACTATCTCTTTTGATGTGTCTGTTGATGACATATTGACATCTCTCTCAAATGGGTTGAAATTGATATTGGCTGATGATGTTCAAATCAAAAATATTCCTGCTTTAATCAAGTTAATTGATGAAAATCAACCTGAAATTTTAGATATTACTCCTTCAAGACTTGCTTCTTATCTTGAGGTTAAAGAATTCTGTAATGTTATATCCTGCATAAAGTGTTTTTTCATTGGAGGAGAGAAATTTTCAGCAAAAGTTTATGAAGATTTAAGAAAATACAGTGATGCGGTTGTCTATAACAGTTACGGTCCAACAGAAACAACAATCACCTCAAACAACAAAGAAGTCACAGATGTAAACGATTTGACTGTGGGTCCTCCTTTAACCAATTATGTCACTGATGTTCGTGATATTGATGGAAAATTGGTTCCTAATGGTGTAATGGGTGAATTGTACATTGGAGGTGTGAGTGTCGGAAAAGGATATTACAACATGCCTGAAAAAACTGAAGAGGTTTTCCTGACTATCAATGACATTCCGTATTACAGGAGTGGGGACTATGCTATTGAACTTCCAAATGGTGAAATCGATATTAAAGGAAGAATTGACAATCAGATTAAACTCAGAGGTTTAAGAATAGAAATTGGTGAAATTGAAACCAATATTGGTCAATATCCAGATATAAGGCAGGCGGTTGTTGTAATTAAAGAGATTAACAATAATGAACATTTATGTGCATATTACACTGCTAACTGTGAAATTGACAGTGATGACTTAAAAGAGTTTTTAAAAGATCGTCTTACTCGTTATATGGTTCCAACCGTGTTCATGCAGCTAGATGAAATGCCGCAAACACCAAACGGTAAAACTGACCTGAAACAACTGCCAGCACCACAACTTAGATTGTCATTTACACTCCCTGAAACTGAAACTGAAATAATCTTGCATGAAATTGCTTCATCCATCAGCAAAACAAAGGAATTCGGTACTACTGATGATTTGTATGCTGTCGGATTTACTTCATTGTCACTGATGAAATTAAATGCAAAGATTTATGAGGAAATGGGTGTTAATTTAGATATTATTTCATTATTGAATGATCCTACAATCAAAAATATTGCAAACGAAATAGAAAACAATGATATTCTAGATTTGAATAGGCTAATAGAATCATCTAAGGACATGGTTTATTATCCATTGACAGAAAATCAGATGGGAATCTATTATGAGTGCATTCAAAGTGGTAATGTTGCACAATATAATCTCCCGTCAATCATAAGATTTGACAGTGAAGTTGATGCGGATAGATTGTGTGATGCTATCATTAAGACAATTGATGCATATCCTTATCTTAAAACCAGAATTGTTACACAAAAAGGTAAAGTGATGCTGAAACGTGATGATTCAATAGATATTGATGATATTCCAATTGTTGATGTTGATAATATTTCTGATAGTGAAATCGAAAAAGAAAATCTTAAACTTTTTGATTTGCATAATGACCAGTTATTTAGATTTAAAATCTATAAAACTCCTAGTGAAACAATTTTATTCTCAGATGTCCACCATATAATTTCCGATGGTGAATCTTTGGATAAGTTGTTTACAAATATTTCCAATGCCTATCAGGGAATTGAAATTGAAAAAGAATCAATCAATGGTTACATTAACAGTATAATTGAAAGTGAGAATGAAAACAGTGAAAAATATCAATTGTCTAGAGAATTCTTCCAGGATAAATTAACTCAAGAAGTTGATTCGACTGTATTGACTCCTAATTTGAATGGTAATTTTGAAGAAGGAATTTTAAAATCAATTTCCAAAAATATCGACCCTGAATTGGTTAATAGGTTTTGCAGTGAAAACAGGATAACTCCTAATGTCTTATTCATGGCAATAACTATGCTGAACTTGAATAAGTATTCATTCAATGACAAAACATTGATTACAACTATTTTCAATGGAAGATCAAATTCATCCTACCTCAACACACAGGCATTGCTAGTTAAAACACTCCCAATTGTTTCAATCAATGATGATAGGACATTATCATTTAAAGAATATTTAAATTCAGTCAATGATATCTGGATGGAAACCATTAATCATTCTGATTATTCTTATACTAAGATTTCTGAAGAGTTTGGATTGAAACCAGAGTTTTTCTATGCATACAATAATCTTGATGCTGAAGAAATTGAGATTAATGGTAAAACTTATAAAGTCAAGTATTTGAATTCACTTGAAGTTAACTATAAAATATCTTTGGATGTTAATGAAACCAAAGATAATATTGAATTGTTTATCCAATATAATGACCAATTGTACAGTGATGATTACATTGACACATTCTTAAATTGCATAATTGATGTATTAAATCAATTAATTGAAGAGGATATTGAAAAATTAAGCATTGGTGAAATAGAATTGGGTGAAAGTAAAGAGACACCTATATTCACGCCTGTCGATATGCCGATTTTACATAAACGCTTTGAAAAACAGGTGGTTGACAAAGGTGATGAAACTGCTATTGTTGCAAGTGATGCTACATTGACTTACAAGCAATTGGATGAAAAAGCAAATGTTATTGCAAATGCTTTAATAGATAAAGGAGTCAAGCCGAAAAGCAATGTTTTGGTAATGCTTTCAAGGGACAGTAATTTGATTGCTTCCATTTTGGGTATCCTTAAAGCGGGCTGTGCATTCATTCCGATTGATCCTGAATATCCTCAGGAGAGAATAAATTATATTTATGAAAACAGTAATGCGGATTATATTATTGCCAATGAATCTGGAGAAAATTCTTTAGATATTGAAGAACTTCTTAAAGATGGTAATTCGGAAAATCCTGATGTTAATGTTGATTCTGATGATTTGGCATATATGATTTATACTTCAGGATCCACAGGTAATCCTAAAGGTGTAATGATTTGTCATAAAAACATCTGTAATCAGGCTCAAAATCCTAAATCCACTTATGATAGTTTGCTTTGTATTACAACTATCTCTTTTGACGTGTCTGTTGATGACATATTGACATCTCTTTCAAATGGGTTGAAATTGGTATTGGCTGATGATGTTCAAATCAAAAATGTTCCTGAGCTTATCAAATTGATTGATGAGAATAAACCTGAAGTTTTAGAAATTACTCCTTCAAGGCTTGCTTCTTATCTTGAGGTAAAAGACTTCTGCAAGGTTATATCATGCTTAAAGAGTATTTTCCTTGGTGGAGAGCAGTTTTCAGCTAAAGTTTATGAAGATTTGAGAAAATACTGTGATGCGGTTATTTATAATAGTTATGGTCCAACTGAAACAACAATCACCTCAAACAACAAAGAGGTCACTGATATGCATGATTTGACTGTTGGTCCTCCTTTAACCAATTATGTTACTGATGTTCGTGATATTGATGGCAAATTGCTTCCTAATGGTGTAATGGGCGAATTATACATTGGTGGTACTGGTGTAGGTAAAGGATACTACAACCTGCCAGAAAAAACTGAAGAGGTTTTCCTGACTATCAATGGCATTCCATATTACAGAAGTGGGGACTATGCTATTGAACTTCCAAATGGTGAAATCGATATTAAAGGAAGAATCGACAATCAGATTAAACTCAGAGGATTAAGGATTGAAATAGGTGAAATTGAAACCAATATTGGTCAATATCAAGATATAATGCAGGCTGTTGTTGTAATTAAAGAGATTAACAATGCTGATCATTTATGTGCATATTACACCGCTAATTGTGAGATTGACACTGATGATTTAAAAGAGTTTTTAAAAGACAGGCTTACTAATTATATGGTTCCGACCGTGTTCATGCAACTTGATGAGATGCCGCAAACACCAAACGGCAAGACTGACTTGAAACAACTGCCTGAACCTCAACTTAAATTGGCTTTGGTGATGCCTGAAACTGAAACAGAAGAAAAATTATATGATATCGTTTCATCCCTTGTAGATGTTGATGAATTTGGTGTTACAGATGATTTATACGCTATTGGTTTTACTTCATTGACCTTAATGAAATTAAATTCCATAATCTATGAGAAAATGGGTGCTAATTTAGACGTTTCCATATTGTTCAATGAGCCAACAGTTAAAAACTTTGCAATAGAAATTGATAATTCATCTGAAAAAGAGGCAGGTCTTCAAAAGATTATTGAATCAGCTAAAGGCATGGAGTATTATCCATTGACTGAAAATCAATTGGGTATTTACTATGAATGTAAGCAAAATCCTGATGTGATTAAGTATACAATGCCTACAACAGTAAAATTTGGCAGTGATGTTGATGCAAATAAACTTAAACAAGCAATTGTTGATACTATTGAAGCCCACCCATATCTTAAAACAAGAATTGTAAATCATGATGGTGAATTAAAACAGAAAAGATGTGATGATGCACCAATAGATGATATTGAAATTGTTAAAGTCGATAGCATTAGTGATGAAGACATTGTTAGAAATGACGTTGGCCCAATCTCAATAGAGGATAATCAATTGTTCAAATTCAAAATATACGAAACCCCTGATGAAGTTGTATTATTCACAGATTTCCACCATATAATTACTGACGGAGTATCGCAAAACAATTTATTTAGAGATATAGCAGATATCTATGAAAATAGAGATATGTCTGAAGAAATAATCGATGGTTATGTTTACAGTATTCTGGAAAAAGATGCTGAAAATAGTGAAATATATCAATCAGCAGAGGCATTTTTCGATGATAAGTTAACTCAGGGAATAGAATCCACAGTTCTAACTCCAGACCTTAATGGAAATCCTGATGAGGGTAAAATAAAAAATGTTTCTGATACTATTGATTCAGAGTTAATTGATGAGTTCTGTAATGATAATTCCATAAGTAAAAATGCTTTGTTTATCGCAACTACCATTTTAAATCTAAACAAATTCACATTTAGTGACAAAACATTAATAACAACAATATTCAATGGAAGATCAAGTCCAAGTTATTTCAATACTCAAGGATTTTTGGTAAAAACTGTTCCGTTTATAATCAATAATGAAAACCGGCATGTGTCAGTCAGAGATTTCATTAGATCTATTGACAAAACTTGGAAAGAAACCTTAAGAAATACTGCATATCCATATATTAAAATTGCTGAGAAATATCAATTAAAACCTGAATTCTTCTATAATTATCATGAATTCCTGGAATCAGATGAAATTATAATAAACAATAGGGAGTACATTCCGCAGGAGTTAGCCGGGTTTGATATGGTTACAGTTGAATCTAAAATCAATTTGGCTATTTATGATAATGGTGATGAATTTAATGTTATCATGGAATATAATGACCAGCTATACAGTGAAGATTATGTTAGGACATTCATACAATCCATGAAAAACATTTTAGTCCAATTCCTAGAAAATGATATTGACAGTTGCAGAATCTGTGATGTAAAATTAAAAGATGATGTTGAATCACATGAATTTATCGATGTGGAAATTCCAT from uncultured Methanobrevibacter sp. harbors:
- a CDS encoding ABC transporter permease, whose product is MLGKKMVRDIFKHKSQFISIFLMAFLGVLVFTGISSECIGLEVNINDYYEETNLADGWIYSPYLNDLFLEQVNLLGPTTQMDRQLVVDSVADFENDPEITLHFVENNTISKFYLLEGKPLDINDCDGVWLDKSFADAKGLKIGDRISFESKGYVIDKEIKGLGYSPEYVYHTSDHSVIQDYNKIGFAYMSHKAFPEDTVPYNVLNVKFEGSPDTYYKLLDYRLNGYYSAFVKQSDHPSVYQFSEEIAKHKMMADIFPVVFLIVSMLILMTTMTRIISHQRMQIGILKANGFKNSTITQHYISYGFWLVLTGSILGLILGPKIIPPIFYPSMIKTYKLPLWSPTGNMNFIYLIVLMTIFSLAVSYRAISSISQEKPSDAIKPKAPKISTSGFIERLKIWKKLSFNFRWNYRDAKRNRLRSVMTIIGVMGCSALLIGAFGLYDGLNDVKEWEYNQINHYDSKLMIDANATISQIDKVASDVNGDKIMEEKIELETDDTKKMGNILVSNSTDLITPTDKYENKIEIGNDEVSISQKMADQLNIDIGNTVKWHIMGSNKWVNTKIDKIHADPISQGLIMSPNKLEELNLNYTPTSVITSQHVNKTYEGFKSTITLDDIEKRWDEITETAWMLIYILSLFACILAVIVLYNLGLLSFTEIEREIATLKVLGFKSNALRRLLLTQNLIFTTIGFILGVPLGIYVLDLMWASSGNSFYTIPKLTITNLILSASITFSISILVNLMFSNKIKKLDMVESLKASE
- a CDS encoding non-ribosomal peptide synthetase, whose amino-acid sequence is MDDKTNDFLSEYLSELCLDFDESTLISSNKNGEKEKGIIVKSEYEFKKENLVEFTKSNSISINEILLASLTLTLNKFNFSDEILIFNQNNIPFAAKFENRQIYIREFLENIHENYIKTLEFDEYCSNDDFLLKPEFYYSFGDDLKSDEDYSNYLSIVENDKTVLLSLFYNNELYTKEFIDLFLSSLEKIVEEIVNANIDKTNICDIAIVGENENVVFSEVELPLIHKRFEKQAMENGDETALVASDATLTYKQLDEKANVIANALIDKGVKPKSNVLVMLSRDSNLIASILGILKAGCAFIPIDPEYPQERINYIYENSQADYIIANESGEKSLDIEELLKEGNSENPNVNVDPDDLAYMIYTSGSTGNPKGVMIGHENICNQVSNPKSTYDSLLCITTISFDVSVDDILTSLSNGLKLILADDVQIKNIPALIKLIDENQPEILDITPSRLASYLEVKEFCNVISCIKCFFIGGEKFSAKVYEDLRKYSDAVVYNSYGPTETTITSNNKEVTDVNDLTVGPPLTNYVTDVRDIDGKLVPNGVMGELYIGGVSVGKGYYNMPEKTEEVFLTINDIPYYRSGDYAIELPNGEIDIKGRIDNQIKLRGLRIEIGEIETNIGQYPDIRQAVVVIKEINNNEHLCAYYTANCEIDSDDLKEFLKDRLTRYMVPTVFMQLDEMPQTPNGKTDLKQLPAPQLRLSFTLPETETEIILHEIASSISKTKEFGTTDDLYAVGFTSLSLMKLNAKIYEEMGVNLDIISLLNDPTIKNIANEIENNDILDLNRLIESSKDMVYYPLTENQMGIYYECIQSGNVAQYNLPSIIRFDSEVDADRLCDAIIKTIDAYPYLKTRIVTQKGKVMLKRDDSIDIDDIPIVDVDNISDSEIEKENLKLFDLHNDQLFRFKIYKTPSETILFSDVHHIISDGESLDKLFTNISNAYQGIEIEKESINGYINSIIESENENSEKYQLSREFFQDKLTQEVDSTVLTPNLNGNFEEGILKSISKNIDPELVNRFCSENRITPNVLFMAITMLNLNKYSFNDKTLITTIFNGRSNSSYLNTQALLVKTLPIVSINDDRTLSFKEYLNSVNDIWMETINHSDYSYTKISEEFGLKPEFFYAYNNLDAEEIEINGKTYKVKYLNSLEVNYKISLDVNETKDNIELFIQYNDQLYSDDYIDTFLNCIIDVLNQLIEEDIEKLSIGEIELGESKETPIFTPVDMPILHKRFEKQVVDKGDETAIVASDATLTYKQLDEKANVIANALIDKGVKPKSNVLVMLSRDSNLIASILGILKAGCAFIPIDPEYPQERINYIYENSNADYIIANESGENSLDIEELLKDGNSENPDVNVDSDDLAYMIYTSGSTGNPKGVMICHKNICNQAQNPKSTYDSLLCITTISFDVSVDDILTSLSNGLKLVLADDVQIKNVPELIKLIDENKPEVLEITPSRLASYLEVKDFCKVISCLKSIFLGGEQFSAKVYEDLRKYCDAVIYNSYGPTETTITSNNKEVTDMHDLTVGPPLTNYVTDVRDIDGKLLPNGVMGELYIGGTGVGKGYYNLPEKTEEVFLTINGIPYYRSGDYAIELPNGEIDIKGRIDNQIKLRGLRIEIGEIETNIGQYQDIMQAVVVIKEINNADHLCAYYTANCEIDTDDLKEFLKDRLTNYMVPTVFMQLDEMPQTPNGKTDLKQLPEPQLKLALVMPETETEEKLYDIVSSLVDVDEFGVTDDLYAIGFTSLTLMKLNSIIYEKMGANLDVSILFNEPTVKNFAIEIDNSSEKEAGLQKIIESAKGMEYYPLTENQLGIYYECKQNPDVIKYTMPTTVKFGSDVDANKLKQAIVDTIEAHPYLKTRIVNHDGELKQKRCDDAPIDDIEIVKVDSISDEDIVRNDVGPISIEDNQLFKFKIYETPDEVVLFTDFHHIITDGVSQNNLFRDIADIYENRDMSEEIIDGYVYSILEKDAENSEIYQSAEAFFDDKLTQGIESTVLTPDLNGNPDEGKIKNVSDTIDSELIDEFCNDNSISKNALFIATTILNLNKFTFSDKTLITTIFNGRSSPSYFNTQGFLVKTVPFIINNENRHVSVRDFIRSIDKTWKETLRNTAYPYIKIAEKYQLKPEFFYNYHEFLESDEIIINNREYIPQELAGFDMVTVESKINLAIYDNGDEFNVIMEYNDQLYSEDYVRTFIQSMKNILVQFLENDIDSCRICDVKLKDDVESHEFIDVEIPFIHKRFEKQVDETPENIALAACDGSFTYSELNQKANRVANALIDRGIKANSNVLVMLPRDSKLISAILGVLKAGCAFIPIDINYPKGRIDYIFENSQADYLIADGVIENSIDINELLEEANTSNPQVEINPDDLAYMIYTSGSTGNPKGVMTSHMNITNLFSKSEDSVIYNAYSKMKKTLALSTVSFDAFLLDFMPLTFGLEMVLANDSEIKNIKELAELVKREKPDSLTFSAPSRFKQYLEYEEFANQVPNFKYIGVGGEMVPQDLISRLLEYSNLEVYNIYGPTETTVTCNAHKLTTAENITVGKALHNCITEVRDIDGKLLPYGVMGELYIGGKGVSRGYYNMEEKTKEVFLYINDIPYYRSGDYAIELPNEELVIKGRIDNQIKLRGLRIELGEIESNIAKFPHIKQIAVVIEKINNVEHLCAYFTADEEIDINLLKRYLGNKLTEYMVPTVFMQLDEMPISPNGKTDIKRLPKPKLNLDYVEAEGETEEKLVELVASIANTNKFGTTDDLYELGFSSLTLMKLNSMIFNEMNVNIDVTSLFTNPTIKSLADKIDNNIESEIDVDEIIETAKDMEYFPLTSNQMGIYYECLQTEKIKYTMPFAIRFKSSVDPSKLKDAVIKTVDAHPYLKTRIINRDGGEIFQKRCDDAEIEEIEIVEIDSISNEEIMERDIKPIPLDNNQLFRFKIYKTPTETILFIDFHHIITDGVSLGIFFNDLTKAYNNEEIEAEIINGFEYSLIEEKASVSEVSEKFFKKQFSQDIESTVLTPNMNGDPDIGKIKLVSDQLGSDFVKYFCKDHSISSNVLFMAATLLSLNKFTFSDKSLITTIFNGRANPNYSNTQGMLVKTLPVIVNAENRDMLVEDYIKIVDKAWKDALIHSDYPYTKLSEEYQLKPEFFYAFHESLNNDIELNDESYEAVDLDGTVSTDYKINMDIYDDGEIITLYLEYNDQIYTEEYVNLFLRSIKYILFQFFVNDMDKLKLNDIELMEREIPEFEEIDTPILHKRFEKQVVEKAKDVALVASDATLTYAELNEKSNKIANALIKRGVKPKSNVLIMLKRDSNLIASILGVLKAGCAYVPIDPEYPQERINYIYENSQADYIISYETSDNSIDVNELLEEGIAVNPNVEVLPDDLAYMIYTSGSTGNPKGVMISHKNICNQAQNPKSTYDSLLCITTISFDVSVDDILTSLSNGLKLILADDIQIKNVLELIKLIDVNKPEVLEITPSRIGSYLELDEFCNVISCLKCILLGGEQFSAKVYEDLRKYSDAVIYNSYGPTETTITSNNKEITDVNDLTVGPPLTNYVTDVRDIDGKLVPYGVMGELYIGGMSVGKGYYNMPEKTKESFLTINGIPYYKSGDYAIELPNGEIDIKGRIDNQIKLRGLRIEIGEIETNIGQYPDIRQAVVVIKEISNVDHLCAYYTAEGEIDSDDLKEFLKDRLTNYMIPTVFMQLDEMPQTPNGKTDIKKLPEPKLDLNYVAPKTKLEQEICAIFSSILNLETVGAEDNFFEIGGTSLIASKLIIELLKQGYTVRYDDIFKKKTPRALAKLLSGESDSEEELDVEDDIIKNYDYSEINKLLEENTLESFFSGENLELGNVLLTGATGFLGIHILYEFIKNEEGKIYCMLRKGKFDSCEERLIDVMNYYFDEDFTDLIGSRIIIIEGDITEIDDFKKLENEPIDTIINSAALVKHYTADDYIFRVNVDGVINGIKFAQTRNNIKYVQISTISVLSSYSLYEDEYPNQEYCERTLYYGQDLENKYVCSKFLAERSVLQAATKGLSVKIIRVGNLMSRYSDGMFQKNYDTNAFLNNIKTIKKLGAMNPTMANEKVDMSQIDYVAKGILALSKTPEKSRVFHCMNNHYISLREIIDVLNTFRYGIAEVGFEIFKQIYEHNINDTIQGIITADFSIDDFDEEDDFEENVEIDQTVDILQSLGFDWPIPDKMYLKRLFDYLNKFNYFE